Proteins encoded within one genomic window of Trichoderma asperellum chromosome 2, complete sequence:
- the BFR2 gene encoding rRNA-processing protein bfr2 (BUSCO:EOG092D2SZZ), translating into MAKAKGRAKAFQDPDEELVKDYDPEANGNNDNDNGSGSEDERAGTEHYVTVGHSKLREKEGLSLGKQYRGSRVSRHALEQSSDDEDEDEEEEEDDDDDDAEYDDPETANLEADTAEASDSEISSDNALAESDDERLDAFVFRGSSKPKKSKSKRATAADFMSESEEEEDSDKAENEEDEDGDSDEDMEDGLDALLNGGASDEDEDEEEDEDEDGESGEEEDGEEDEEGEDEDEESGKQPAKPSLDVPSNQTEVQKGIAIQQQRKIYDGLLNMRIRLQKAIVAANTFTTLDSDSNSETEAYEAAEEAAIKLLNTISDLRENLAPPTAAGSKRKRALEIDFSNQQIWEQIQQDDQRSIKFREDRLDKWSRKVQSVTVAAPASRLGAKPKTLISALQDQLANPDGRLVKRTRVPRSCAPAQASKKITESEDIYDDADFYQLLLKELVDQRTVESAAEQSSAVASVMLTANKEAKTRKVVDRKASKGRKLRFTVHEKLQNFMAPEDRRAWEQGAIDRFFGTLFGQKMELNEEESEDDEMEALYKQDEGLRLFR; encoded by the exons ATGGCCAAAGCAAAAGGACGCGCAAAAGCATTCCAAGATCCGGATGAGGAATTGGTCAAAG ACTACGACCCCGAAGCCAATGGGAACAACGACAATGACAATGGAAGTGGCAGTGAGGATGAGCGCGCTGGCACAGAACATTATGTGACTGTTGGACACAGCAAGCttagagagaaagagggtcTTTCTTTAGGAAAGCAATACCGCGGATCTCGGGTTTCGCGCCATGCCCTAGAACAGAgcagcgatgatgaagacgaggatgaggaagaagaggaggatgatgacgacgacgatgctgaATACGATGATCCCGAGACTGCCAACTTAGAAGCTGATACTGCGGAAGCTAGCGACTCGGAAATCAGCAGTGACAACGCTCTGGCAGAGTCTGACGATGAGCGATTGGACGCTTTTGTATTCCGGGGTAGCTCAAAGCCCAAGAAGTCAAAGAGCAAGCGAGCCACCGCGGCGGATTTTATGTCTGAatctgaggaagaggaagattcCGACAAGGCAGAAaatgaggaagacgaagatggagACTCTGACGAGGATATggaggatggccttgatgcaCTGCTGAATGGTGGAGCGtccgatgaggatgaggatgaggaagaggatgaagatgaagatggagagagtggcgaagaagaagatggggaagaagatgaggaaggcgaagacgaagacgaagaatcAGGCAAACAACCTGCAAAGCCTTCCCTGGACGTTCCATCAAACCAGACTGAGGTACAAAAGGGAATTGCTATTCAACAACAGAGGAAAATCTACGATGGGCTGCTAAACATGCGCATCCGACTCCAAAAAGCAATTGTTGCCGCGAACACATTCACTACTTTGGACTCAGACTCAAATTCCGAGACGGAGGCTTacgaggctgctgaggaagCCGCTATTAAGCTGCTAAACACCATCAGCGACCTCCGAGAGAATCTGGCCCCACCAACTGCTGCGGGCAGCAAACGCAAGCGAGCATTGGAAATTGATTTCTCGAACCAACAAATTTGGGAGCAGATTCAACAGGACGATCAAAGATCCATAAAATTCCGGGAAGACAGATTAGACAAGTGGTCTCGCAAGGTGCAAAGCGTTACCGTGGCTGCACCAGCAAGTAGACTAGGTGCAAAACCCAAGACGCTTATCAGTGCTCTGCAAGACCAGCTAGCCAATCCTGACGGCCGACTTGTCAAGCGCACGCGAGTGCCCCGATCCTGTGCACCGGCTCAAGCTTCCAAGAAGATTACCGAGAGTGAAGATATCTACGACGATGCCGACTTTTACCAGCTCTTGTTGAAAGAGCTTGTGGATCAACGCACCGTAGAATCGGCAGCAGAGCAGTCAAGCGCTGTGGCCTCTGTTATGCTCACCGCCAACAAGGAGGCTAAGACTCGAAAAGTTGTGGACAGAAAAGCAAGCAAAGGACGAAAGTTGCGATTCACAGTGCACGAGAAGTTACAGAACTTCATGGCTCCTGAGGACAGGAGAGCATGGGAACAGGGTGCAATTGACCGCTTCTTTGGCACCTTGTTCGGCCAAAAGATGGAGTTGAACGAGGAGGAAagtgaggatgatgagatggaggctCTGTATAAACAAGATGAAGGACTTCGGTTGTTTAGATAA
- a CDS encoding uncharacterized protein (EggNog:ENOG41~TransMembrane:1 (o590-611i)) encodes MEQIETQASDLRYLTAPVGALSDSASVSYETPQSRPQMSPGSAMYGDNSALQAGGDSPVDANANGNKRKSIEDGTGSAKQTRSKRNRYISIACNECKRRKIKCNGETPCQRCGNLNLACLYAPNCCSNSFKDSDEFKMITAQLSRLQEEVNWLNQTMRNMQSEPRLAPPTSDRIIPTGGSVIAPSPSQSSASGHRPDYLGKQTPFQGPTSTAFTLDVARETISNMGWKTTEEGDDIEPLPSSNMTTTISAQMADPLLEFDKDEMVRLCRVHEDEIGIMYPVINIQTVIAHVKNVSLYLRNQRPMELLNDLETLQLKIIICCALVVEGHGHSEKALRLYESMENIINRKLMSDGLDVCDLPLLALVAGYRFLSNEEVLAWRVMGQVVRLCVELGIHQKRGLMTIQNEVERKNALNSFWSAYVLDRRWAFGTGLPYAIQDDEIDPTLPLPDEYPYLVAMITYSRIGAKVWRQVNHFGPVLAHELGQEEIERLDQEILRWYETVPEEIRVHSWNKETLITSTPSYNLQRLRIWTYLRFNQIRTWLYTPVLHSATSIMAHPLEAQRVVDLAKDTIQYLHHLNSTTNLYRRAQVFYHQFLSAAIAVVFLASVHAPVRFSAVCREEFYMALDLVKDLSVKSWVSQRLWRTIKSLKDVAPRFGLNPDEDPHSSAALGMIGLARGHMDTMPTNQPMFQHPPMPPRQNSENMMPNNNGQKIQSEMSRIFEGYVGLNGVQFGSNGEDQHVPPHHALTSPDPQNPIFPSADGTVFPHMREMF; translated from the exons ATGGAGCAGATTGAAACGCAGGCATCAGACTTGCGCTACCTGACGGCGCCAGTCGGCGCTTTGAGCGACTCAGCGAGCGTCTCGTACGAGACGCCGCAGTCACGGCCGCAAATGAGCCCAGGTTCCGCCATGTACGGAGACAATTCCGCGCTGCAAGCCGGAGGCGATTCGCCTGTAGACGCCAATGCAAATGGGAACAAGAGGAAGTCTATTGAAGATGGGACTGGAAGCGCGAAGCAGACGAGGAGTAAGAGGAATCGG TACATCTCTATTGCATG CAATGAGTGTAAAAGGCGCAAGATCAAATGCAATGGCGAAACCCCATGTCAACGATGCGGCAACCTCAACCTAGCCTGTCTCTATGCGCCAAACTGCTGCTCTAACAGCTTCAAGGACTCAGACGAATTCAAAATGATCACAGCGCAGCTAAGCCGCCTCCAGGAGGAGGTCAACTGGCTCAATCAGACTATGAGAAATATGCAAAGCGAGCCGCGACTCGCGCCACCGACTTCTGATCGCATCATACCTACTGGTGGCTCAGTCATTGCGCCTTCCCCATCACAAAGCTCAGCATCTGGTCATCGGCCAGATTATCTTGGGAAGCAAACGCCATTTCAAGGCCCAACTAGCACGGCATTTACCTTGGATGTCGCCAGGGAGACAATCAGTAACATGGGATGGAAGACTACTGAGGAAGGAGACGATATTGAGCCCTTACCAAGCAGCAATATGACGACGACAATCTCAGCCCAGATGGCTGATCCGCTTTTGGAATTTGATAAAGACGAGATGGTGCGCCTCTGTAGAGTGCACGAAGACGAAATTGGGATCATGTATCCCGTGATCAATATCCAAACCGTTATTGCCCATGTCAAAAACGTCTCGCTATATCTAAGAAATCAACGACCAATGGAGCTCCTGAATGATCTTGAAACCTTGCAGTTGAAAATCATCATATGCTGTGCTCTTGTCGTAGAAGGACATGGCCATTCCGAGAAGGCATTACGTCTGTATGAGAGCATGGAAAACATCATTAATCGAAAGCTCATGTCAGACGGCCTTGATGTCTGTGACCTTCCCCTCTTAGCACTTGTAGCTGGCTACCGATTTTTGTCCAATGAGGAAGTACTCGCATGGCGCGTCATGGGTCAGGTGGTCCGACTATGCGTCGAGCTTGGTATTCACCAGAAGAGGGGGTTGATGACCATACAAAATGAGGTCGAGAGAAAGAATGCACTCAACAGTTTTTGGTCGGCATACGTTCTCGACCGTCGATGGGCGTTTGGTACGGGCCTACCATACGCTATACaagatgatgagattgaCCCAACCTTACCTTTACCT GATGAATACCCTTACCTTGTAGCCATGATTACGTATTCTCGAATAGGTGCCAAAGTGTGGCGTCAGGTTAACCATTTCGGGCCCGTCCTTGCACATGAATTAGGCCAAGAGGAAATTGAACGACTTGACCAAGAGATCTTACGGTGGTATGAGACTGTTCCAGAAGAGATTAGAGTGCACAGCTGGAACAAAGAGACCCTGATAACATCGACACCATCATATAACCTCCAACGGTTAAGGATATGGACATATCTACGATTTAACCAG ATACGCACCTGGCTATATACCCCTGTTTTGCACAGCGCAACTAGTATCATGGCGCATCCGTTAGAAGCCCAGCGCGTTGTCGACTTAGCCAAAGACACAATTCAGTACCTCCACCACCTCAATAGCACTACTAATCTATATCGAAGAGCACAAGTCTTCTATCACCAATTCCTTTCGGCAGCCATAGCAGTTGTCTTTCTCGCATCGGTACACGCCCCCGTGCGATTCAGCGCCGTCTGTCGAGAAGAGTTCTACATGGCCCTTGATTTGGTCAAAGATTTGTCCGTCAAGAGCTGGGTGTCTCAGCGGCTATGGCGAACTATCAAATCACTCAAGGACGTGGCTCCCCGATTTGGCCTGAATCCAGATGAGGATCCTCATTCGAGCGCTGCTCTAGGCATGATTGGCCTTGCCAGAGGCCACATGGACACCATGCCGACAAACCAGCCCATGTTTCAACATCCACCGATGCCACCCAGACAGAATTCAGAAAATATGATGCCGAATAATAATGGCCAAAAGATACAGAGCGAGATGTCGAGGATATTTGAGGGCTATGTCGGTCTAAACGGTGTTCAGTTTGGGAGCAATGGAGAAGACCAGCATGTGCCGCCTCATCATGCTTTGACTTCTCCAGATCCTCAAAATCCCATTTTCCCGTCTGCAGATGGAACGGTGTTCCCTCATATGCGTGAGATGTTTTGA
- a CDS encoding uncharacterized protein (EggNog:ENOG41~TransMembrane:1 (o453-474i)) produces the protein MITAQLSRLQEEVNWLNQTMRNMQSEPRLAPPTSDRIIPTGGSVIAPSPSQSSASGHRPDYLGKQTPFQGPTSTAFTLDVARETISNMGWKTTEEGDDIEPLPSSNMTTTISAQMADPLLEFDKDEMVRLCRVHEDEIGIMYPVINIQTVIAHVKNVSLYLRNQRPMELLNDLETLQLKIIICCALVVEGHGHSEKALRLYESMENIINRKLMSDGLDVCDLPLLALVAGYRFLSNEEVLAWRVMGQVVRLCVELGIHQKRGLMTIQNEVERKNALNSFWSAYVLDRRWAFGTGLPYAIQDDEIDPTLPLPDEYPYLVAMITYSRIGAKVWRQVNHFGPVLAHELGQEEIERLDQEILRWYETVPEEIRVHSWNKETLITSTPSYNLQRLRIWTYLRFNQIRTWLYTPVLHSATSIMAHPLEAQRVVDLAKDTIQYLHHLNSTTNLYRRAQVFYHQFLSAAIAVVFLASVHAPVRFSAVCREEFYMALDLVKDLSVKSWVSQRLWRTIKSLKDVAPRFGLNPDEDPHSSAALGMIGLARGHMDTMPTNQPMFQHPPMPPRQNSENMMPNNNGQKIQSEMSRIFEGYVGLNGVQFGSNGEDQHVPPHHALTSPDPQNPIFPSADGTVFPHMREMF, from the exons ATGATCACAGCGCAGCTAAGCCGCCTCCAGGAGGAGGTCAACTGGCTCAATCAGACTATGAGAAATATGCAAAGCGAGCCGCGACTCGCGCCACCGACTTCTGATCGCATCATACCTACTGGTGGCTCAGTCATTGCGCCTTCCCCATCACAAAGCTCAGCATCTGGTCATCGGCCAGATTATCTTGGGAAGCAAACGCCATTTCAAGGCCCAACTAGCACGGCATTTACCTTGGATGTCGCCAGGGAGACAATCAGTAACATGGGATGGAAGACTACTGAGGAAGGAGACGATATTGAGCCCTTACCAAGCAGCAATATGACGACGACAATCTCAGCCCAGATGGCTGATCCGCTTTTGGAATTTGATAAAGACGAGATGGTGCGCCTCTGTAGAGTGCACGAAGACGAAATTGGGATCATGTATCCCGTGATCAATATCCAAACCGTTATTGCCCATGTCAAAAACGTCTCGCTATATCTAAGAAATCAACGACCAATGGAGCTCCTGAATGATCTTGAAACCTTGCAGTTGAAAATCATCATATGCTGTGCTCTTGTCGTAGAAGGACATGGCCATTCCGAGAAGGCATTACGTCTGTATGAGAGCATGGAAAACATCATTAATCGAAAGCTCATGTCAGACGGCCTTGATGTCTGTGACCTTCCCCTCTTAGCACTTGTAGCTGGCTACCGATTTTTGTCCAATGAGGAAGTACTCGCATGGCGCGTCATGGGTCAGGTGGTCCGACTATGCGTCGAGCTTGGTATTCACCAGAAGAGGGGGTTGATGACCATACAAAATGAGGTCGAGAGAAAGAATGCACTCAACAGTTTTTGGTCGGCATACGTTCTCGACCGTCGATGGGCGTTTGGTACGGGCCTACCATACGCTATACaagatgatgagattgaCCCAACCTTACCTTTACCT GATGAATACCCTTACCTTGTAGCCATGATTACGTATTCTCGAATAGGTGCCAAAGTGTGGCGTCAGGTTAACCATTTCGGGCCCGTCCTTGCACATGAATTAGGCCAAGAGGAAATTGAACGACTTGACCAAGAGATCTTACGGTGGTATGAGACTGTTCCAGAAGAGATTAGAGTGCACAGCTGGAACAAAGAGACCCTGATAACATCGACACCATCATATAACCTCCAACGGTTAAGGATATGGACATATCTACGATTTAACCAG ATACGCACCTGGCTATATACCCCTGTTTTGCACAGCGCAACTAGTATCATGGCGCATCCGTTAGAAGCCCAGCGCGTTGTCGACTTAGCCAAAGACACAATTCAGTACCTCCACCACCTCAATAGCACTACTAATCTATATCGAAGAGCACAAGTCTTCTATCACCAATTCCTTTCGGCAGCCATAGCAGTTGTCTTTCTCGCATCGGTACACGCCCCCGTGCGATTCAGCGCCGTCTGTCGAGAAGAGTTCTACATGGCCCTTGATTTGGTCAAAGATTTGTCCGTCAAGAGCTGGGTGTCTCAGCGGCTATGGCGAACTATCAAATCACTCAAGGACGTGGCTCCCCGATTTGGCCTGAATCCAGATGAGGATCCTCATTCGAGCGCTGCTCTAGGCATGATTGGCCTTGCCAGAGGCCACATGGACACCATGCCGACAAACCAGCCCATGTTTCAACATCCACCGATGCCACCCAGACAGAATTCAGAAAATATGATGCCGAATAATAATGGCCAAAAGATACAGAGCGAGATGTCGAGGATATTTGAGGGCTATGTCGGTCTAAACGGTGTTCAGTTTGGGAGCAATGGAGAAGACCAGCATGTGCCGCCTCATCATGCTTTGACTTCTCCAGATCCTCAAAATCCCATTTTCCCGTCTGCAGATGGAACGGTGTTCCCTCATATGCGTGAGATGTTTTGA
- a CDS encoding uncharacterized protein (EggNog:ENOG41~TransMembrane:1 (o438-457i)) gives MDESQQQSGGGGGRPYRSHLRPACIPCRRRKSRCQTAADNAACVTCLAHQTECYFPEDSRTLESPEPARRRRRRAEARASVEASGLTTTRADVRAAASFHGSAKANTSASMAGSRNAAMGRQASMPVSNAPPTSVAAMSRPGPGYHDRAEGSAMALGSDDDQLLNLHIVGPATTNDSQVLSTYLSGIPGATRSTRMIVPEPASCSRPVLFTEVQKRPVGVKLNRSPSAEKLEIIEKLLEPHNEAVIDEYFRKVNVCLPLLDEASFRRQYQEDKTRISPALLACLYAHTIIYWQSSPTLSRYRCPESRFIWNLASEAVYSELHLSPGMSIIKAILLNIGGRPTTSLIGNGVLLGSAVSMAHSLGLNHNPLPWQIPQPEKYLRMKIWWSVLVHDRWTSLAHGTPPHIQKAQYDVPPPTIEYLRQSSMEANNSRFEVTAKVFISLVALSEVLGLFLQYVYSVRRERLTTTDLELALNQWTEKLEGPCRRIVLHGSHLEVNGAANLRLAYLTAKLLLQRIQLEAEKQMNGVNEEQIMNRYSAARMTSEEMLMLIQDFQRDHLGDFWMAVSSFSFPSAVNFLLRCALETENTPEGLVQSHSFKIAHDLITALRSHQEQHKWDLGDICIAQHAEIVEKILAGVAPDEQGGNNSSLDLQEFDASILDHVFPSIWDPLQNAFTW, from the exons ATGGACGAAAGCCAACAACaaagcggcggcggcggcggaagGCCGTACAGGTCTCATCTCCGGCCGGCCTGCATCCCCTGTCGCAGGAGAAAGTCACGATGTCAGACCGCAGCCGACAATGCGGCTTGTGTGACGTGTCTTGCTCACCAGACTGAGTGTTATTTTCCTGAAGATTCTCGAACGTTAGAGTCCCCGGAACCTGcccgccgtcgccgccgtcgagCAGAAGCTCGAGCATCTGTGGAAGCATCCGGGCTGACCACAACGAGGGCAGATGTACGAGCCGCGGCATCATTCCATGGGAGTGCAAAGGCTAACACTTCAGCATCCATGGCTGGATCAAGAAATGCGGCCATGGGGCGGCAAGCTTCAATGCCAGTTTCCAATGCACCGCCCACATCAGTTGCTGCAATGTCGAGGCCGGGCCCAGGGTACCACGACAGGGCGGAAGGGTCAGCAATGGCATTGGGATCTGATGATGACCAACTTCTCAATCTACACATTGTAGGGCCAGCCACCACCAATGACAGCCAGGTTTTATCTACGTACCTCTCAGGCATACCCGGGGCTACCAGGAGTACCAGAATGATTGTCCCAGAGCCTGCCAGCTGCTCTCGCCCTGTTCTATTTACTGAGGTTCAGAAGAGGCCAGTTGGAGTCAAATTGAACCGTAGTCCTTCAgcggagaagctggagataATTGAGAAGCTCCTAGAACCTCACAATGAGGCCGTTATTGACGA ATACTTCAGAAAAGTGAATGTATGCCTTCCACTTCTGGATGAGGCCTCATTCCGTCGTCAGTATCAGGAAGACAAGACGCGGATTTcaccggcgctgctggcatgCCTGTATGCCCATACAATTATATACTGGCAAAGCTCTCCAACTTTGAGTCGATATAGATGCCCGGAGAGTCGTTTTATCTGGAATCTTGCCAGCGAAGCAGTATATTCTGAGCTTCATCTGTCGCCAGGGATGTCCATCATAAAAGCGATTTTGCTAAACATTGGCGGTCGCCCTACTACTTCACTGATAGGAAACGGCGTGCTTCTCGGGTCTGCAGTTTCTATGGCGCATTCCCTAGGCTTAAATCATAATCCTCTTCCATGGCAGATCCCGCAGCCAGAGAAGTATTTACGCATGAAAATCTGGTGGTCGGTGTTGGTTCATGACAGATG GACAAGTTTGGCGCACGGCACACCGCCTCATATCCAAAAGGCTCAGTATGACGTGCCTCCGCCAACCATAGAGTACCTTCGACAGAGTTCAATGGAAGCAAATAACTCACGTTTTGAGGTCACAGCCAAAGTATTCATTTCGCTAGTAGCTCTAAGCGAAGTGCTTGGCCTATTTCTGCAGTATGTTTACTCTGTTAGACGGGAAAGGCTGACTACTACGGACCTCGAGCTTGCATTGAATCAATGGACTGAGAAGCTGGAGGGTCCCTGTCGCCGCATTGTCTTGCACGGATCTCATCTAGAGGTCAACGGGGCAGCAAACCTTCGCTTAGCATATTTAACTGCTAAATTGTTGCTGCAACGAATACAGCTGGAAGCGGAGAAGCAGATGAACGGTGTAAACGAGGAGCAGATCATGAATCGCTATTCGGCAGCGCGTATGACATCTGAGGAAATGTTGATGCTGATTCAAGATTTTCAAAGGGATCATCTGGGCGACTTTTGGATGGCCGtcagttctttttctttcccttctgcCGTCAACTTCCTGCTGCGGTGTGCGCTGGAGACAGAGAACACTCCCGAGGGGCTAGTCCAAAGCCACTCCTTCAAAATTGCTCACGACCTAATCACCGCGCTTCGCTCTCATCAGGAGCAGCATAAGTGGGATTTAGGCGATATTTGCATTGCCCAACATGCCGAGATTGTGGAGAAGATCCTGGCGGGCGTGGCACCTGATGAACAAGGTGGGAACAACAGCAGTCTGGACCTCCAAGAGTTTGACGCATCGATTCTAGACCACGTTTTCCCCAGCATATGGGATCCGTTACAAAATGCTTTCACTTGGTAA
- a CDS encoding uncharacterized protein (EggNog:ENOG41), with translation MAPGALVGSDSPLLAPVSGKLDVAPTLYDGIDEKELQEKSKAYLANYGTKFHDDVIVGSRGMYIYTASGHRILDWTSGQMSCLLGHGHPEIVKTVVDHAMYLDHLFSGMVSPPVISLGERLCKALPKGLDKTFFLSTGGESNEAAIKMAKMYTGKWEIVGLGASWHGMTAQALGAQYHYGRKGQGPTLPGQLMLPSPNAYRSEFRKPDGSYDWEAELDYGWRMVDLQSTGNLAACIVECIQSSGGMIVLPPGYLKAMKKHCEARGMLLIVDEAQTGVGRCGDFMAINHEDVVPDILTLSKTLGNGLPLSAVVTSEEIDRVCNEKGFMFYTTHVNDPLPAAVGDKVLEIVFRDNLVQHAREVGKVLQDGLLKLKSRYGCIGDVRGRGLMAGVEIVASRETKEPGLELAKKIGDTAYNLGVWANLSSHPSFGGTFRIAPPITVTAEQIEEGLAMLEKAFAETEGTNDKVYEASNIVMLRH, from the exons ATGGCTCCGGGAGCTCTCGTCGGATCTGATAGCCCTCTTCTGGCTCCAGTCTCTGGAAAACTTGATGTTGCTCCCACGCTCTACGACGGAATTGATGAAAAGGAGCTCCAAGAGAAGTCTAAAGCTTATCTTGCCAACTATGGCACCAAGTTTCATGACGACGTAATTGTTGGTTCGCGAGGAATGTACATTTACACAGCTTCTGGCCACAGGATCCTTGACTGGACTTCAGGTCAAATGTCTTGCCTCCTGGGCCACGGACATCCCGAGATTGTCAAAACCGTTGTCGACCATGCCATGTACCTCGATCATCTCTTCTCTGGGATGGTTTCTCCTCCTGTTATTAGTCTCGGAGAACGTCTCTGCAAGGCTCTCCCTAAGGGTCTTGACAagaccttcttcctctctacCGGGGGCGAAAGCAATGAAGCTGCCATCAAGATGGCAAAGATGTACACTGGAAAATGGGAAATTGTCGGTCTCGGCGCCTCCTGGCACGGCATGACCGCCCAAGCTTTGGGAGCACAATACCATTATGGCCGTAAGGGCCAGGGCCCAACTCTCCCAGGCCAACTTATGCTTCCCTCTCCAAACGCCTATCGGTCTGAGTTCCGGAAGCCCGATGGATCTTATGATTGGGAGGCTGAACTTGACTATGGCTGGCGCATGGTAGACTTACAGTCCACTGGTAACCTTGCTGCATGTATCGTGGAGTGTATCCAGAGCTCTGGAGGAATGATTGTTCTCCCTCCAGGATACCTCAAGGCTATGAAGAAGCACTGCGAGGCAAGAGGCATGCTGCTAATTGTCGATGAAGCTCAGACTGGTGTTGGACGATGTGGTGACTTTATGGCCATTAATCACGAAGACGTCGTGCCTGATATTCTGACTCTTTCCAAGACATTGGGCAATGGTCTTCCTCTTAGCGCAGTTGTTACCAGCGAAGAGATTGATCGTGTCTGTAACGAAAAAGGCTTCATGTTTTACACCACTCATGTCAACGATCCTCTTcccgctgctgttggtgaCAAGGTTCTCGAAATCGTTTTCCGAGACAACCTCGTCCAACACGCTCGAGAAGTGGGAAAAGTCCTTCAAGACGGCCTCTTGAAGCTCAAGTCACGATACGGCTGTATTGGCGATGTCCGTGGCCGCGGCCTCATGGCCGGTGTTGAGATCGTGGCCAGCAGAGAAACCAAAGAGCCAGGTCTAgagctggccaagaagatTGGAGATACAGCATACAACCTGGGTGTGTGGGCAAACCTGAGCAGTCACCCGAGCTTTGGAGGTACCTTTCGAATTGCACCGCCGATTACTGTAACGGCGGAGCAGATTGAGGAAGGGTTGGCGATGTTGGAGAAGGCATTTGCGGAGACTGAGGGGACG AATGATAAAGTGTATGAGGCCTCGAATATTGTGATGCTGAGACATTGA
- a CDS encoding uncharacterized protein (EggNog:ENOG41~TransMembrane:1 (o29-50i)) — protein MARGMSGYSMASNFNGYASDYEEKLLNTVWVSIVGLEVLMVLAVATRGIFRRLSPHLKLRSR, from the coding sequence aTGGCGCGGGGCATGTCCGGCTACTCCATGGCTTCAAACTTCAACGGCTACGCCTCCGACTacgaggagaagctgctcaacaCCGTCTGGGTGAGCATTGTGGGCCTGGAGGTCCTGATGGTCCTTGCTGTCGCCACACGAGGCATCTTCCGACGGCTCAGCCCGCATCTCAAGCTGCGATCACGATAA